The Phragmites australis chromosome 1, lpPhrAust1.1, whole genome shotgun sequence genomic interval TCGGAAGGCAGGCCCCTATCTGGTGATCTTTCTCTAGTGTTTCCTTTGAAAACTTCTGATACTTGCTTACTTCTGCCATCAAAGTTTCAATTATATGTGTAGCCCAATCATAATCCTGAAGTTGTGATATATCAACCAAGCTATGGAGATACTTTAAGCTGATAGTATTGGCAGTCCTGGGGCGAAAAATAGTCCCTAGTGCCAAGATCATAAAAGCCCTCACAAAAGAATCTTCCTCTTCAGTAGTTTTCAGCACATCAATGTACTTCTTTATCTTAGCCCTCTCGCCTGCCCTGTAAGAATCTCGAAGTTTTGCAACATCCGCAGCCTTGCCGAACATCTTAATAGTAGTATTTCCAGAAGGGATCCCAAGGATCTTGCAGACAAGAGATTTACTGAAAACAATCACCTTGCCACGGAGTCTGAACTCGCACAACAAAAGGTTCATATGACTCATTATCCACTTCACTAACTTGACAGGGATATGGAAGTCAGATAGAAAGCAAGGCACCAAATCCACTATATTATATCCACTTTTCGCACTCAGGGCTTAGCTTCCAGACAACATTAATAATCTTGATAGCTGAGAAATGGAGCAACAGTTTTCTTTTACTAGTGTTTTACCATCTACACACAAAAACAAGTCAGCAAAAACAATTATCAATGCTCATGCCACATTATAAAAACAAAACTGCTGCTCTACTATAGCACTAGTAAAAGAAAACTGCTGCCACAATACTAGTAAAACAGAAATAATTGAAACAAAAGCATGAGGAcctaaaaaagtaaaaataatcGAGATATGACACACAAAATCAGCTACACATTGATGTGCAATAGAATTTCATTTTGTAGTAAATGGACATTTAGCTAGTTAGgacatgtgggtggtgttaggtttaggactaaaaaaattgaaaggTTCCCGGGACAGAAATGATAGCCTGAAACTATGATAGGCATTAGAAAAAGCAGGAGCACGTCATGGCTATCAAACTAAAGTTCCCAAGGTCATCCAggctatgaaaataatacaagataaaaatGTAGTAAACACAATGTATAGTCCAGACATGAACGTCGTGCCAAAGCAGAGAACATTTCACACTAAATACTGCTTGGTGGCTAGACAAACAAATAGTAGCCAATTTGTGCACTAGTACTGGATGTCCAGAAAAaccaattttcaaaaaaatagatAACTCAATTTCAGAACTAGATGACTGAGATGTGTGCAAAATAACATGTCAATTTCAGAAGTATATGACTAAATTCAACAAAAGGAATGACAACCAATTCCATAGGTGTATGGTTCATATGAAACCctaattcaaacaaaaatatccATGAACTACTGATTGTGCTCAAAATCAggcacaaatccaacaaaactAACCTATTGATTGTGCTACATAACCTATCAAATTGAACCCTAGATGCGTCATTTCAAAATCCCTGGAAGTAGGCACCAACAAATCCATTCCAATCGGATAAGGTTTGGAGAAAAAGGACTCACGTGGCATGCTTGTCGCATCCGTCTTGGTAGGCTCTGTTTGCCATATGGGTTGCTGCCAGCGCTATTAGCTCGCGGGTGTGGCTACGTGAGTCTCCATTGGCCGCAACCATCGTGTGCAGGTGTGGGAGGAGACCCCTTGCGTCTCCACGCCGATGGAGACGCGGCCGCCGACTCGCTCTGGCGCCCTCTTTCCAGATCTTTCTGGGGCATCGCTCGCGGACGAGATTGCAAGCGGGTGGAGCAAGAGTGAAACGGAGAGGGTGGGCGTCCAAAATAGGGGATTGGAGTTTGCGTTCAAACCCAGCGGAGATGAACGGCTGATGCGGTGTCCGATCGAGTTGAGACGCCCGGATGCCTTAGGAGGAGCATTATCGTTGTTACCCTTGATGAACCGAACACAGTTAGGGGTGAAAATTGTGCAGATAATTGTCGAATCTGATCCGTTCTGAATTCGATTATTAAGGATGTGGGGTAGAGCTTTTGATATCTGAGCAGATGCAAATAATCCAGTATCCGATTTGTGCGGATACAAGGTAGGATATGGTTTTGCTATAATCTGACGGATACGGATTATCCATCCCTTTTTAGCAGAATTATGCGATGCACGAAATAGGATTTAGCCAACGCAAGTTCTAGGTATGTACTGTGTCGAAGAAACACAGCAGTGATTCTGCGGCTTTGGTGGTTGAGGCAACAGTGCTTCTTGTAGCAGACGGAGAACATGTCGAGGGTGGCCGCGCTTCCGAAGAAGCCGCAGCCCGCGGCGGAGCGCCGCTCTCCTGCGCCCGGACGACATCTCCTGGTGCTGGAACGACATCTTGCGCAGACTCTGCTGCCGTCCTGCGATTGCAGAATCAGTTCGTTGCCTTCCGTGGAGTGGAGAGCGTGTATAAATCGATGCGTGGGCCGTAGTCCTATCGTGTTGTAGTCGAACTCGAACGACTGGTTTGTGTCAGATTTAGATGCCGCTTCCAGGATAATTGGGGTACATCACAATGGATAACTGCATTTTCGCGGCTGCACaaaacaaggaaaaaagaagTAAGCTTCGCACTTTCCGGTGTTCGACTGAAGAATTCACATCATATGGGAATAACGACGGCCTTAAAACCTGAGGCAATTTTCACAGATATTCTCTCTCAGATTGTTGATTTTCCCGCAACATGCACCTGCAAGTACATAAGATACCAGCTACACAACTTCCTTGAAGCTAACCTTcagaaggaagaaaaaagaatacaTCCCTTGCAGTTCTGATACCGATTAGCTCTTCGGATTAAGTATGGTCTCATGCAGGTGAagcaaaggaaaagaaagataaAACAAGACCGATTTCCTAAAGGATTGTTACCATCTACCATGCAGCTCGAACACACATGCTATTCGAAGATGCTTATCTGTTTGATCTGAAACTGTCGATAGTGAGTTTGATGAACAGACTGCAGCTAATATCTTGACTACCCTTGTTGCAGCATCTGATACTGTCAGAGAGGCAAGGCTCCTTAAACAGCAAATCTCTGAAGTCCGAACTGATGGCAGAGAACAGTAATCCACTTACTCGGAAACATAACGAGTTCAGGAGCCTTGCCTCTCTGACAGTATCGACGCTAATGAAAATGAAGATGCTGCTATCCAGGCTGGCTCCACGCTAATTTGTACAAGTCGCCTGCTGCTCATCTGCGCTGAGCTGCTCTGCGGCAGATAGAAGCAAGTCCACGCCTTCAAAATTCCTACTTTGCCGCCTAGTATCATCCTTCCTGTGGAGCTTCAGCATCCTTTTCTCATACTGTCTCGTCCCTTCCTTTGCTCTCTCCACGCTACACGATGAGCAATACCACTGCCCCTTGGGTATCGAAGTACGGCGAGGCGTTATGCAGTAGAGATGATAAGCCTCATCACAGCCATCACACAGAATGGTCAGGTCATCATCTTTGTCAGAGAGGCAAACTCGGCAAAGGCAAGATGGGCAGTACCAGCACGGCTTGTGACGCTGAATAGCGCTAGCAATCTGTTTAGACTTCAGGCACCGAATGTGGTAGTACTTGTATAGACAGTGGATGTGACTGCATATCAAGAACCTCTTCTCGTCATCTTCAGGATCCCCACATATCTTGCATGAGCCAACTTTATCAATCTCTGGCAGTTCCAGATCCTCAACGGAGTCCACGCTGGAAATAACAATTGCTCTTGAGTTATCATTAGGTGTATCTTTACATTTTGGAGAACTGCACACATCAAGTCTATCGCAGGCAACACAATTTCCATGCAAGCAATTCGGTTGGTAATGGGCTAAGACCATGTCACCTTCAACTTGTTCGTTAGTGGTGCAGTTTTTTAAATACCAGCTTCCAGTTGGAATGGATGGAACAGGAGGCACAATGCATGAAATGTGGCAAGATAGCATGCACCTATTGCATGTGAGAACACTTCCGCCTCTTGCTTCTTTGCCACATTGGTTGCAGCTACTGTCCTTTTGTACATCAGAAACATCTAGTGGACATGATTGATTGAAGCCCTGTGAGGTTGAGGGTACCAAATTCTTCGGTCCAGAGCTGGTCACCACAGCTCCCTGCAATAGTGGTAGCGCAATATTGAACATGGTGAGGAAGGGCATAATCTAAACAGCAAAGCCAACAAAGCACTCACCTTGAGCTCACTATCATCtgatcctctctctcttccaacCTACAGAAAGTAATAGCAAATTCCAGATTTCAATGCAAATGTGTATCAAGTAGACAAAACTGAACAAATTAAATGCAAATGTATCCAAATAAATCCAACCATCAAATACTTACCAGCTTTCTGTATGAATCTTCTGTGAGGCTTGATAGACTATTTGCAAGGTGAATGATATCTTGACCAGCCATTTTAAGACCTTCCCATAACTGCAATTATATCAAAAGTGCAAATTACCATACCACTATGAAAAATGTTAGAAATATATGCCTTCGAGAATAAAATGCATAGTCAGCTTAGGTAAAAATAGCAATGCCAGACACATATTGCTTACAAGGactgaaaataaacttcatatATCTGAACTGCATACATATAGCAAAGATAACTGTTGTTTAATGCAAGAGCAGGTACTGGACTTGTGAGACTCGGACTTGGTAGGTAGGATAGGCTAATTAGTGTAGTGTCATGTGATTGCAAACTGGATGTACCACTGTTGCTCTTGCTAGTACGGTGACCATGAATTCATTATTCTTATTATGATGGTGACCATCTAATTGTTACAACCAGTGTTGAACAGTACAAACGAAAGTAATTATGTTTTTGCTACTAAATGGAGAAAAGTTACCGAATGCTAAAACAACATTGTCTACAAGCATGTGTTGATCTTGCACAAGATACAAGGTGATTAACAGAAGGAATTTCAACTAGACAAACTTGTATTATGCTATGCTGAAAGGACTTTACATGTATGCGATTATTGAATAAGTGTGAAATTTTCAACTACCTGATGCAAAACAAGAAAAATCACAGAAAAGTCATGAAATTGTTACCAGTTTCAGATCATGGATGAATAATCCAGGTGCTTGCCCATAATTTCCATTTTTCATCCTTGAGTCAATCAGACCAAAatcaaaatatctaattctTTCCTCATCTTGATGTACAGTTCTGCAAAGCACATTGCACAATAAGGCAAAGTTCTCTGACCTTAAAACGTCCATAAAAACATTCTGGCACTTAGCAATGTTCACATTTACTGTTCCATCAGAATCCATATCCACTTTGTCAGCTACCTGATACAAATTAAGAAAAAGATTATTTGAAGCCGTAGCATGATGATTTATCCTTTAAATAGATTATTACAGCCATAGTATTCCTAACATCCAAAGAACTACAGAAAAAGATTTGCAAGAGTGTTGATGACCTAGTTTTCCATGTTCCATCCAAAGAGTATACAGAATAGTGCATAGTTTGTAGCATAGGAAATCTATAGATTACTAAATTCTAATAGAATATAACAACAATGCAAGAATgtctgtgatttttttatggTCATTAATTTTCCCACTTACCGTGCCAAACTCAGCACAACCGTACAGAAGGGCATCACGAATGCATGTCCAAATGCCACCACCCTCTTGTACATCTGGCAAATGCATCAGTTTGTCCAAAACATATCTCCACCAGTCACTCCAGTGACTTTGCTTCTCAGATTTGTCTGTGTCACAACATAATCCATTCTCAGGAGGTCCTTCTTCCTTAATTGGCTGCACAATAAACACTTTTTAGTACTCAACAGTTAACAGGTTAGTCCAGCAGAAATATTGCAATAGAgaagtatttttaatatttgaCTCCCTTACATGGAAGACAAGTCTTTCAGTCAGACTAGAATTGCAGTTAGTATAGTCTTGACTCACAACTAGTATCCATGTTTCTAGACTAATGTAATGGTACAGAAAAGGTCATATACAGTTCTGACCCTTGTACAAACGAAATATACAAATAGCACTGATAGTAAGCTTCAGAATCTGGTATTATATGATATTTGCAAACAAGATTTGCGTGAATGCTGGTCCTAGACTCCCCATAGAGGGGGAAAGATCTACATTGTATCTGTTTAGGTGTATGCAGATAGTATATAAGGCTCATATAATCTAGGGTTAGCTAGCTTGTACCTACATCCTAATTGAATAAAGTGTGCAGTTGTAAATAATCTCCTCGTCTCCTAAAACTAACACAGCACTGGAGCAATGGGGTTTCACCTTGTGTTGCAACTGCCATTGCATCCTCTGACCGTGCCACCAGCCAGTCTCTGGCTCTGGGGGGGTTGCAGCCTCCTTCCTCTGTTGCTCATGACACACCTGAGGATTGGCACTCTCTTGTGAAGGAAGACTAGTATTGGATAATGTGTTGCATGCTTTTGATTTACTGTTAGCTTGATCAAAAGTCTGGGAAGAACTTCTGCCATGAAATGTTGCAGTGAAAAGCTCTTGATCAGATTGTGAAGTATTAGAAGAGCACAGCACGTCACAACTGCCATTATCGTCAAATGAACCTGATCTTCCTGCTTTCTGCTCCTTTGATATCAtttgagcccttatcttttCAGCAGCGTTCTTTGGAAATTTTTGGCACTGAGGGTGATTCTGCCAGACAACAAGATGCCACTTCAATAAAACCTCAAAGCCTGAATTATTATACCACGATAAATGCAATTTCAATTGTGGCGTAAAGTTTCACAGGCACAATCTATAGATCTAATGCATACACCTGCCAATCATTCACATCTCTATAATCAACAGATGAAGCATGAGGAGCATGAGCCCTTTGGCTCATTCCAATTCCAACCAAACTCGCATttaatattgaaaaataaataccTCAGCACAATGAACAGATGAGTATGGCATCACTGGATCAGTAAAAAGGGAGGAAAAAATAATAGTGAGTACAAATAATAAAGGATACCTCAATAGATTCATTATTTACTGACAGTTGAGGATGATTCCCACATAATGGACTACTGTTCTGCAGTTGGTCAATGGATTTCCCAACAATATGTGTCCCGGAAGGAAATTGTTGCCCAGCCTTATTGATTTTGAGCCTTCTCCTTGTCAGAACATGGTGCCTTGCCTTAGCAAAAACTTCTCTAGGAACATTTGGGCACTTAGGGTGACAAAACGCACCAGCTAGATGATATTGGAGCCTAAACTTTTTACCATACCCATCCATTCCACAATATCTACACCTCCAATGCCCTTCAATTTCATCAACAATAATTTTGTGCTTCCTTGTGTTAAACCTAGTTTCCCGGCGTAGTTCCAGTATCTACAAAGAAGTTTAAATGTCAGAACACAGCATATTTCTTTTACTGAAACAGAAAGATAGCGTATTtacatattttatttattaaacaagaaaaagaatgcaTGTTAAAATACAGGGGAGTGCCCCTCTTTCTCTGTAAGTAGTTTTTGTTTATCATCATTTCATAAGCTGGAAAGCATACTATCTTTTTGCATTCTTCTGTCTGGAGCAGGCAGCAGCTCATACAGTATAAAGCTTATGGCGACACTCTATTTCAACTGTTAGAATCTGCAAAAATCCAGAAGTCCATAAAAGTCCTACACTCCTACTTGTTTTAAGATCTCCATAAATAGTCAATACTATTTGTTGCCAACACTGAGGTACTGAGGTCAAACCTATCCAATAACTCTAACAGCAGAAACACAATAAACAACTCCTGGGCCAACCGTCTTTTGCCCCAAAGTTCATGCAGGAGAACTACCTTAGTATTTTCCAAATTCTCAGCATTCTTGTCCACAGTCTGGTGCTTGGTGGTGATCACTTGGTGTGTTCTGCCGTGGTCCATTGCCCACTGCTCTTCAGGCTGATCACAGTACTCAACTGACGGGCCACTATCTGCACCGCATTGGTTGCTTCCACCTACCACCTTCTCAAAGAAATGATCCAAAATATATGGGTAAGTTCCTGTGCAAGTATATGTTTTCCGCATAATTATGATTGGTTATGAAAAATAGGAGGTGTATCTGGGCCAAAAATCCTTCTCAGTGCTAACTTGTGTGAACTTTGCATGGAGGTTtcttaaaattctcaaaaataaaaataaaaataaaaggagaGGCGTAGGGGAAGAAGGGTTCACTATGGCCCAGCGAGATTCCATGATTAAACTCAATCGCAGTTGCAGGAtacgaaagaaaaaaaagacaaatatcaGTGTAGAAGTCATTTTAACTGTTTTTGAACTATTTCTTACACTGCTTGTCCATTTCATGTCACCAAATGAAATTGAAATAGTGATTGCAAATTAGCAGGACCATATAACATCCCTCCCCCTATGTCGAATAATTGCAAAGTTCACATTGAGAGTGAGGATTAATAACTTCATAAAGATTGTACTACATTCCCAACATGTCAACTGCTGGGTCAAAACATCCCTCGCAGACTCAGGAACGGAGATTTGATGGTTGACTACTTCAGTAAATACTTGGCAATAAGCACTTCCATGACTGCAATAATGTACACAAAGATTGTCATGCAAAATCTTGCTGTTTAACTTTTACTTTGGAGAAACACGCACAACAATgccctgccccccccccccccaaaaaaacacTACTTGCAAAAACTGAGGTTAGTTTTTGCCGCTTGATGTCTCACTGACATTTGGACTGGCAAATCCTCAGAATTCATTTTCCTTTCCCGTGACATGGTTACTAGATTAGCTACCGATGATCGAGTATAATGCTTATGGCGACACTCTATTTTCAACTGTAAGCATCTGCGAAAATCCTGAAGTCACAACATAACAGCTACTTTGTTATTGGCCAGATGTGGTCCATGGCCCAGTAGGCGCCCAACAGGCCCAGCACCTCTGCCCTAGGGCATGTCGTCTCATCCCTCCTCTTCCCCCAGTGATCCATGCCCATAACATACTTGTTTTAAGAATTCCATAAATAGTCGGTATTATTTTATTGCCACAAGAGTCAAATCCAACCAATAATTAAATAGCAGAAACACAACAAACTTCCCCCAGGGCCAACTGACATTTTTTGGCTTTCTAAGGTTAATGAAGGAGAACTACCTTAGTATTTTGTGAATTCTCGGTATTCTTGTCCACAATATGGCGCTTATTGTTGATCGCTTGGTGAGTCCTGCCGTGGTCCATTGTCTGCTGCTCTTCAGGCTGGTCACAGTGCTCAATTGGTTGGCCACTACTTTCTGCGCCGCATTGGTTGCTTCCAGCTGCCACCTTCTCCTAAGAAATGAACCAAAACATATGGGTAAATTCCAGTGCTAGAATATGTTGTCCACATAATTATGTTGGTTCTGAAAAATAGGGCCGAAGACCGTTCTTGCTGTTAACTTGCATGGACTTTGCATGGAGGtctctaaaatttctcaaaaataaaataaaaggagaGACTTGGGGGGTGCAGGGCCGCAGGGGTCTCTATTGCCCAGCAAAGTTTCAGGGTCAAACTCAACAGCATTTTGAAGatatgaaagaaaagaaaccaAATATCGGTGTAAATTTTAACGGTTTTGGCACTATTTCTAACACTGCTTGTTCATTTCATATCTCCCGAATAAGATTGAAAGAGTGATTCCAAAATACCAGCATCGCGGAACATCCCTACCCCTGTGTCTAATAATTGCAAAGTCACACTGTTAATGGGGTTCGTACAAGATATGTTCCCCCAAAAATAGTACTACATTCCCAACATGTCAGCTGCTGGGTCACGACATTTGGACTCAAGAACGAATATTTGATGCTTGGCTACTTCAGTAAATATTTGGCAATAAGAACTCACCATAATTGCAATGATGTACACAGGGATACTACCAATgatatgataaacttgtaaggTGTCATAAAAAGGAATGGGATAGGCAAGGATATAGTTAGATGCATGGGATACCTCATTAATAGTGCACTTATCTAATGTTTCCATATGTGTAGCATTTCTTGAAGGTTGTTGATCATTCTCAGACTGTACAATCCCTTCCCCTAGAATTTGTGTGCCACAAACTTGATCGTCAACTTTAAAGTCAAAAGTATTTAAAAGAAGGTGTGTTGCTCTTTTCTCTTCAATGAAGTTTGATACTTTCTTTGAAATTTCCTTTGGAACGTTCGGGCAGCTATCATCAGTAAGATGAGCCTTCAAAGTAGTTACACCACCACTTCGGCACAGAGAACACCACTTGCACTGCCACCGTCTTTTATTTCCATCAAGATCCACTGCATGCTCCCACCCAATATCCCTTGCTCGTAACATGGGAACCTGCAAACCAGGGTGATTTTTGTGTCCAAGGAATGTGTAAAAGGTTTGGAATGAGCAGCTATTGCTAAGTAATTTTGCCCATCAGTGCTAGTCTTCAAGGATAAAGTTTAGAGAAATTCACAATCTAAAAGTTACAAAATCTTACTTTGTTGACACTGTTGTTTTTCACAGATGCTCAATGTGTAGTGGTTTGGTCAAATTGAATCACCCTTTGATTATTTGGTCATTTATTTCTTTCCTAATATCTAAATCATTTGCGACATAGCTGCATATGTTACTAAATTAAAGTAATAAGCTAGTAGGTCACCAGGCATGTACATTCCATGTCTGCAGGTCTATGGGTCACTAAttctaatttctaaataaatataaaacGATAATGtaaatatttaaaaaagatAATGCATACGTTACTAAATCAATAAACAAGAATATACAAAATTAAATAGGTAATCACAACACTAGATATCACActgaataaaaaacaaatcatagagcAAAAAGTACAAAAAGAGCCAACGTGAATTTTGAGTCCACACAAGGTTAATGCTAATGCACAGCATttggcaaaaaagaaaaatggtaaTGCTCATCAGAAACCAAAATTTTATTGAAGATCTGAAATTAGTCAAATGATTGCTGTAATTAAGTACTTAAGGACAAGGAATGTGTGAAAAGTTTACAATGAGTAGCTTATTAGAGATATTGTGTATAATAGCCTTTCCTATTTTACTCTTACCTAGTATAGGCTTTCCATATTGTGTATAATAGCCTTTCCTATTTTACTCTTATCTAGTATAGGCTTTCCTTCTATTATTATTGCCTGCCTAGTTTAGCTCCTCTATTGAGGAATGTAATCTTTGTATTAATGCCATTCGGCTATTTAATGGACAGCAGCCCACGCCCAAAGGCAGTGAGGCAATTTTCCCATCTCTACATAGCTAATGCTAAGTAATTTTGCCCTTCAGTGCTAGTCTTTCAAGGATAAAATTTAGACCGATTCACAATCTCAAATAAGTTAGTAGGTCACCAGGCATGTACATTCCATGTCAGCAGCAGCAGGTTTATGAATCACTTATTCTAACTTCTAAATAAACAACAGTAATTATCTAAAAGCACAGTTGTTACAAAAGCGAAAAACAGTAAAGTACAATAACTCCAGATGAAACATCAGatacctccccccccccccccaaaaaaaaaaaaataggtaaTCACAACTGTAGATATCACACTGAATAAAGAAAGGTCAAagagcaaaaaaagaaaaagtgctTATTGTCTGTTTATATACCGTGGGAGAAGTAGGATCCTGATGAACCATGCTCGTTTGGTTAGTGACTTCTTCAAGAACATAAGTGGCCATTCCAGCTGCCACCGCTGAATCGGCAGGTAGAAGATCCTTCTTGACATTGGCATCATCAGAAGAGTTCTTAGTTTTTACATTGTCGCCACCATTTAGTGCAGCTCGCTTCCTCCGTCTCTCTCGTTTCTTCCGCAAATGTTCCCTTATTTCCTCAGCAACGTTTGCTGGAACTTTAGGGCACATTTTGACATCTAAATCACCAGCTAGATGCCGCTTTAGTCTAGACACACCACCACCATACCTAGTTAGGCCGCAATACATACACTTCCAATGTTGTCTATTTTCATCAATCATTATGCCATACTTCCATCCCATATCCCTACTTTTCCAAAAAGTGTCTTTACTCTGCAAAATTACAAAGCTTCAAATTATGGTGTAGAAGATCTAATTTTAGCCATAAGTATCAGAATTTCAGCAGATCAGCCAAGCCATAACAACTTAATGTCCTAAAGTAAAACGTATAAGGTGAGAAGGTCGTAACAAGTGACAAGATGCATACTTGCAACAGAATGGTTAAACAAAGCACAAACGAAAATCACCTACATAGCACTCTATTTTGCCGAAAGGCTAACTGGCAAAAGTACCCCTcaagttttgttttgttttgtttttttctatGGCAAATATACCAGTCTCAAATAGCATCATTAGCAGTGCAAAAGCGAAGTGCTCACCAGAAAATGCTAACTGGGTAGAACAAAATGGTGTATCTTTCAAAAAATTGCATGTGTGACATTGTaatatccaaaaaaaaaaatacatggaAGGCTGACAAGAGACTTTTGCCTCAGCCCAGAGCAATTCCCCTCTCTCATGATGCTCATGAAGTTAATGAAACCAGATGATATAATTGACCGGTGAATATGAATCATGAGAAATCTCCTTCTGTCAATGCAGCTAActatgacaaaaaaaatagaaaactgCCTCAATATTGAAGGAAATTTAACACAACATAAAGCCAGGAATCAATGCCAATAAAACATAAACCTGGGAAGCAATGTAGCTCTTTAAGGAAATTAATAAAGATTCACCCATAATAATTCACTGTATAAAACAATTTAGTCCTATTGGAACCAAAGAATCCACACTTAAATCCTAGAAGATGAAACCCATAGAATTTATCAATCAGCTACGATGAAATTTTGGAACAATAAACTGTATTAAATAAAATGAAGCATTCTATGTTTAATCCATAGTGTGCCattct includes:
- the LOC133913998 gene encoding uncharacterized protein LOC133913998 isoform X2 — translated: MMDGEGSEWIKQVHFRDSSSQDVLLTYKRRRQQQTQPEPQPQSQPEHKAEDVPAQQSKDTFWKSRDMGWKYGIMIDENRQHWKCMYCGLTRYGGGVSRLKRHLAGDLDVKMCPKVPANVAEEIREHLRKKRERRRKRAALNGGDNVKTKNSSDDANVKKDLLPADSAVAAGMATYVLEEVTNQTSMVHQDPTSPTVPMLRARDIGWEHAVDLDGNKRRWQCKWCSLCRSGGVTTLKAHLTDDSCPNVPKEISKKVSNFIEEKRATHLLLNTFDFKVDDQVCGTQILGEGIVQSENDQQPSRNATHMETLDKCTINEEKVAAGSNQCGAESSGQPIEHCDQPEEQQTMDHGRTHQAINNKRHIVDKNTENSQNTKVVGGSNQCGADSGPSVEYCDQPEEQWAMDHGRTHQVITTKHQTVDKNAENLENTKILELRRETRFNTRKHKIIVDEIEGHWRCRYCGMDGYGKKFRLQYHLAGAFCHPKCPNVPREVFAKARHHVLTRRRLKINKAGQQFPSGTHIVGKSIDQLQNSSPLCGNHPQLSVNNESIENHPQCQKFPKNAAEKIRAQMISKEQKAGRSGSFDDNGSCDVLCSSNTSQSDQELFTATFHGRSSSQTFDQANSKSKACNTLSNTSLPSQESANPQVCHEQQRKEAATPPEPETGWWHGQRMQWQLQHKPIKEEGPPENGLCCDTDKSEKQSHWSDWWRYVLDKLMHLPDVQEGGGIWTCIRDALLYGCAEFGTVADKVDMDSDGTVNVNIAKCQNVFMDVLRMKNGNYGQAPGLFIHDLKLLWEGLKMAGQDIIHLANSLSSLTEDSYRKLVGRERGSDDSELKGAVVTSSGPKNLVPSTSQGFNQSCPLDVSDVQKDSSCNQCGKEARGGSVLTCNRCMLSCHISCIVPPVPSIPTGSWYLKNCTTNEQVEGDMVLAHYQPNCLHGNCVACDRLDVCSSPKCKDTPNDNSRAIVISSVDSVEDLELPEIDKVGSCKICGDPEDDEKRFLICSHIHCLYKYYHIRCLKSKQIASAIQRHKPCWYCPSCLCRVCLSDKDDDLTILCDGCDEAYHLYCITPRRTSIPKGQWYCSSCSVERAKEGTRQYEKRMLKLHRKDDTRRQSRNFEGVDLLLSAAEQLSADEQQATCTN
- the LOC133913998 gene encoding uncharacterized protein LOC133913998 isoform X1; protein product: MMDGEGSEWIKQVHFRDSSSQDVLLTYKRRRQQQTQPEPQPQSQPEHKAEDVPAQQSKDTFWKSRDMGWKYGIMIDENRQHWKCMYCGLTRYGGGVSRLKRHLAGDLDVKMCPKVPANVAEEIREHLRKKRERRRKRAALNGGDNVKTKNSSDDANVKKDLLPADSAVAAGMATYVLEEVTNQTSMVHQDPTSPTVPMLRARDIGWEHAVDLDGNKRRWQCKWCSLCRSGGVTTLKAHLTDDSCPNVPKEISKKVSNFIEEKRATHLLLNTFDFKVDDQVCGTQILGEGIVQSENDQQPSRNATHMETLDKCTINEEKVAAGSNQCGAESSGQPIEHCDQPEEQQTMDHGRTHQAINNKRHIVDKNTENSQNTKVVGGSNQCGADSGPSVEYCDQPEEQWAMDHGRTHQVITTKHQTVDKNAENLENTKILELRRETRFNTRKHKIIVDEIEGHWRCRYCGMDGYGKKFRLQYHLAGAFCHPKCPNVPREVFAKARHHVLTRRRLKINKAGQQFPSGTHIVGKSIDQLQNSSPLCGNHPQLSVNNESIENHPQCQKFPKNAAEKIRAQMISKEQKAGRSGSFDDNGSCDVLCSSNTSQSDQELFTATFHGRSSSQTFDQANSKSKACNTLSNTSLPSQESANPQVCHEQQRKEAATPPEPETGWWHGQRMQWQLQHKPIKEEGPPENGLCCDTDKSEKQSHWSDWWRYVLDKLMHLPDVQEGGGIWTCIRDALLYGCAEFGTVADKVDMDSDGTVNVNIAKCQNVFMDVLRSENFALLCNVLCRTVHQDEERIRYFDFGLIDSRMKNGNYGQAPGLFIHDLKLLWEGLKMAGQDIIHLANSLSSLTEDSYRKLVGRERGSDDSELKGAVVTSSGPKNLVPSTSQGFNQSCPLDVSDVQKDSSCNQCGKEARGGSVLTCNRCMLSCHISCIVPPVPSIPTGSWYLKNCTTNEQVEGDMVLAHYQPNCLHGNCVACDRLDVCSSPKCKDTPNDNSRAIVISSVDSVEDLELPEIDKVGSCKICGDPEDDEKRFLICSHIHCLYKYYHIRCLKSKQIASAIQRHKPCWYCPSCLCRVCLSDKDDDLTILCDGCDEAYHLYCITPRRTSIPKGQWYCSSCSVERAKEGTRQYEKRMLKLHRKDDTRRQSRNFEGVDLLLSAAEQLSADEQQATCTN